The following coding sequences lie in one Kribbella sp. NBC_00709 genomic window:
- a CDS encoding MarR family winged helix-turn-helix transcriptional regulator, whose protein sequence is MASSLLLVLKRVEREIELGLQPLLDEFGLTIEQWRIMAALHEEPGQPMSQLAESAVLPAASLTRHVDKLVERGLVLRRVHPDDKRRIVTALSPVGTTVADRLATAQHTLEADLPNYFQMEIHERSGSATRR, encoded by the coding sequence ATGGCGTCAAGCCTGCTCCTGGTGCTGAAACGGGTCGAGCGGGAGATCGAGCTCGGTCTGCAGCCGTTGCTCGACGAGTTCGGGCTGACGATCGAGCAGTGGCGGATCATGGCCGCGCTGCACGAGGAGCCCGGTCAGCCGATGTCGCAGTTGGCGGAGTCCGCCGTACTGCCGGCCGCGAGCCTGACCCGGCACGTCGACAAGCTGGTCGAGCGCGGACTGGTGCTGCGGCGAGTCCATCCGGACGACAAACGGCGCATCGTCACCGCCCTCTCCCCCGTCGGCACGACCGTCGCCGACCGTCTGGCCACCGCCCAGCACACCCTCGAGGCCGACCTCCCGAATTACTTCCAGATGGAAATACACGAACGTAGCGGTTCGGCAACACGCAGGTAA
- a CDS encoding substrate-binding domain-containing protein: MRRSDVLPIAFVVPLQGPTGMYGPSCLACGELAVEQLNARNGIAGRRVELIQVDAGRPPEVVAEEVGRLVDSGRVEAVAGWHISAVRVALTRRIGGRVVYAFAAMHEGGDDTPGVFMLGERPVNQLLPAARWLREHHGARRWVVVGNDYVYPRVTGAVAQEALDIMESAYVALGTSDFTDVINGLKATKADGVIMLLMGQDAVHFNRQFARAGLSEDLLRLSTAIEENTLLGAGPGANHGVYAAAAYFDGLSTVESNEFAQQYYARFGPFAPALNAVGESCYEAIRFLARLGEISGSIEMSAALPTGHFYDSPRGLLRLDGNLVDQDVYLAAADGLEFRIEEQIAHTY; the protein is encoded by the coding sequence GTGCGGCGTTCCGACGTACTGCCGATCGCCTTCGTGGTGCCGCTGCAGGGTCCGACCGGGATGTACGGACCGTCTTGCCTGGCCTGCGGCGAGCTGGCGGTCGAGCAGCTGAACGCCCGCAATGGCATCGCCGGGCGCAGAGTCGAGCTGATCCAGGTTGACGCCGGGCGTCCGCCCGAGGTGGTCGCCGAGGAGGTCGGGCGCCTGGTCGACTCCGGGCGGGTCGAGGCTGTGGCCGGCTGGCACATCTCCGCGGTCCGCGTGGCGCTGACGCGACGGATCGGTGGCCGGGTCGTGTACGCGTTCGCCGCAATGCACGAGGGCGGCGACGATACGCCCGGTGTGTTCATGCTCGGCGAACGTCCGGTCAACCAGCTGCTTCCGGCCGCGCGGTGGCTGCGGGAGCACCACGGCGCCCGCCGATGGGTTGTCGTCGGCAACGACTACGTCTACCCGCGGGTGACCGGAGCTGTTGCCCAGGAAGCCCTGGACATCATGGAATCGGCGTATGTGGCCCTCGGCACCTCCGACTTCACCGACGTGATCAACGGGCTGAAGGCAACCAAAGCCGACGGGGTGATCATGCTGCTGATGGGCCAGGACGCGGTCCACTTCAACCGTCAGTTCGCCCGCGCCGGACTGAGCGAGGATCTGCTCCGGCTCAGTACGGCGATCGAGGAGAACACGCTGCTCGGCGCCGGACCCGGCGCGAACCACGGTGTCTATGCGGCCGCGGCGTACTTCGACGGTCTGTCGACCGTGGAGAGCAACGAGTTCGCCCAGCAGTACTACGCGCGCTTCGGCCCGTTCGCGCCGGCGCTGAACGCGGTCGGTGAATCCTGCTACGAGGCGATCCGCTTCCTCGCCCGCCTCGGCGAGATCAGCGGATCGATCGAGATGTCCGCCGCACTCCCGACCGGCCACTTCTACGACAGCCCCCGCGGCCTCCTCCGCCTCGACGGAAACCTCGTCGACCAGGACGTCTACCTCGCCGCTGCCGACGGTCTCGAGTTCCGCATCGAGGAACAGATCGCGCACACGTACTAA
- a CDS encoding alpha/beta fold hydrolase, whose amino-acid sequence MDVDERFEWKGRSIAWGKAGSGPAVVFCHGTPFSSRVWSRYADALSADFTVYLWDMPGYGESAKHHEVDFGSQAKAFAALLEHWELDRPHVVAHDFGGAVSLRATLAEKAAYRSLMLVDVVAVPPSGSPFFQFVKRHPTTLDELPAYIHEAILRAYVSAASHRGLREAELDELVKPWLTAEGQPAFYRQIAQYDEQYLVENERILGNLAIPVKVVWGRDDAWIPTATGKRLADLIPGASYVEVPEAGHLIQYDAPVALATLLRDWLSPDRCISGDRKDLSTP is encoded by the coding sequence ATGGATGTCGATGAGCGGTTCGAGTGGAAAGGGCGGTCGATTGCCTGGGGCAAGGCGGGCAGTGGGCCGGCAGTGGTCTTCTGTCACGGGACGCCGTTCTCGTCGCGGGTCTGGTCGAGGTACGCCGACGCGCTGAGTGCCGACTTCACGGTGTACCTCTGGGACATGCCGGGGTACGGCGAATCGGCCAAGCATCACGAGGTCGACTTCGGGTCGCAGGCGAAGGCGTTCGCGGCGTTGCTCGAGCACTGGGAGCTGGACCGCCCGCACGTGGTCGCGCATGACTTCGGTGGAGCGGTCTCGCTGCGCGCGACGCTGGCCGAGAAGGCGGCGTACCGGTCGCTCATGCTCGTCGATGTGGTCGCCGTCCCGCCGAGCGGTTCGCCGTTCTTCCAGTTCGTGAAGCGGCATCCAACCACGCTCGACGAGTTGCCGGCGTACATCCACGAGGCGATCCTGCGGGCGTACGTGAGCGCCGCGAGCCACCGCGGGCTGCGGGAGGCCGAGCTCGACGAGCTGGTGAAGCCATGGCTCACGGCTGAGGGGCAGCCGGCGTTCTACCGGCAGATCGCGCAGTACGACGAGCAGTACCTGGTCGAGAACGAGCGGATCCTCGGCAACCTCGCGATCCCGGTCAAGGTGGTGTGGGGCCGCGACGACGCCTGGATCCCGACGGCCACCGGGAAGCGGCTCGCAGACCTGATCCCAGGCGCCTCGTACGTCGAGGTGCCCGAGGCCGGCCATCTCATCCAGTACGACGCCCCGGTAGCGCTGGCCACCTTGCTGCGGGACTGGCTGTCACCCGATCGATGTATTTCTGGCGACCGGAAGGACCTCTCTACACCGTGA
- the lhgO gene encoding L-2-hydroxyglutarate oxidase codes for MTRSAVVVGGGIVGLAVARALQRRDPGTPVLVLEKEPSVGAHQTGHNSGVVHSGLYYRPGSLKARFAVAGGAALKEYCEEKGIPLDVPGKLVVATTEAELPQLDRLFGVGQENGVPVRRLTLEEVAEREPHLRVKGALAVDSTGRVDFKLVAAALADDVRAAGGEIRTGISVTSVENAGSIARVCTTDEVIEADRVAVCAGLHSDRLARASGLEPGVRILPFRGEFSEIVPERDFLVKGLVYPVPDPDLPFLGVHLTRGIDGGVHVGPNAVPALSREGYKWSKIAPRDVWEAATYRGSWRLARRYARTGAKEIVRSLTGRALVREARRMLPELQVKDVRRSGAGVRAQAVTRDGKLVDDFLFLRDGRALHVLNAPSPAATACLVIGDRIAEELSADRA; via the coding sequence GTGACGAGATCAGCGGTAGTGGTCGGCGGCGGCATCGTCGGACTGGCGGTGGCGCGCGCCCTGCAGCGGCGCGATCCCGGTACGCCGGTCTTGGTACTGGAGAAGGAACCGTCCGTCGGCGCGCATCAGACCGGGCACAACTCGGGAGTCGTGCACTCCGGCCTGTACTACCGGCCCGGCTCGCTCAAGGCCCGGTTCGCCGTGGCCGGCGGGGCGGCGCTGAAGGAGTACTGCGAGGAGAAGGGCATCCCGCTCGACGTCCCCGGCAAGCTGGTGGTGGCGACGACCGAGGCCGAGTTGCCGCAGCTCGACCGACTGTTCGGCGTCGGCCAGGAGAACGGTGTACCGGTCCGCCGGCTGACCCTCGAAGAGGTCGCGGAGCGCGAGCCGCATCTACGCGTCAAGGGCGCGCTGGCGGTCGACTCCACCGGCCGCGTGGACTTCAAGCTGGTCGCCGCCGCCCTCGCCGACGATGTCCGGGCCGCGGGCGGCGAGATCCGTACCGGTATCTCCGTGACGTCGGTCGAGAACGCCGGCTCCATCGCTCGGGTTTGCACGACCGACGAGGTGATCGAGGCGGACCGCGTCGCCGTCTGCGCCGGGCTGCACAGCGACCGGCTCGCACGTGCGTCCGGGCTCGAGCCCGGGGTGCGCATCCTCCCGTTCCGCGGCGAGTTCAGCGAGATCGTCCCCGAGCGCGACTTCCTGGTGAAGGGCCTGGTCTACCCGGTGCCCGACCCCGACCTGCCGTTCCTCGGCGTGCACCTGACCCGCGGTATCGACGGCGGCGTCCACGTCGGCCCGAACGCCGTACCCGCGTTGTCGCGCGAGGGCTACAAGTGGTCGAAGATCGCCCCGCGGGACGTGTGGGAGGCCGCGACGTACCGCGGATCCTGGCGCCTGGCGCGCCGGTACGCGCGAACCGGCGCGAAGGAGATCGTCCGCTCGCTCACCGGCCGGGCCCTGGTTCGCGAGGCTCGTCGCATGCTCCCCGAGTTGCAGGTCAAGGATGTACGCCGCTCCGGCGCGGGTGTCCGCGCACAGGCCGTCACGCGCGACGGCAAACTGGTCGACGACTTCCTGTTCCTCCGCGACGGCCGCGCCCTGCACGTCCTCAACGCCCCTTCGCCTGCCGCCACCGCCTGCCTCGTCATCGGCGACCGCATCGCCGAGGAACTCTCCGCCGACCGCGCCTGA
- a CDS encoding amino acid-binding protein, whose translation MDSLRTTLTGGTACDVCGRLPHPRRLRLTLAKLVAVAPVELALHAVVLAAHPPYLVSVAVLASVTTALVIWVVEPSTMRLLRSWLHAPKVRARQGIGTLWRIRVTLDDRAGSLENVTRRLAGLDANILGLHVHPIDDGVRDELVVSTPDEITAADLEAAVEAGGGRRTHVWPTTALALVDGQTKALSLSARVVADPAELPHAVAELLGAQLVTDRATLAGQLPGDVLKVPSPWTGLFAFSRPGEPFTPAESARAHRLAELAEAALTIAPAGR comes from the coding sequence ATGGATTCGTTGCGTACGACGCTCACCGGCGGAACAGCCTGTGACGTGTGTGGGCGGCTGCCTCATCCCCGGCGGCTGCGGTTGACATTGGCGAAGCTCGTGGCGGTCGCGCCCGTGGAGCTCGCGCTGCATGCGGTGGTGCTCGCCGCGCACCCGCCGTACCTGGTCTCGGTTGCCGTGCTGGCGAGCGTGACCACCGCGTTGGTGATCTGGGTGGTCGAGCCGTCCACGATGCGCCTGCTCCGGTCGTGGCTGCACGCGCCGAAGGTCCGGGCCCGGCAGGGGATCGGAACGCTGTGGCGGATCCGGGTAACGCTCGACGATCGCGCCGGTTCGCTGGAGAACGTCACCCGCCGCCTCGCCGGCCTGGACGCCAACATCCTCGGCCTGCACGTCCACCCGATCGACGACGGCGTACGGGACGAGCTGGTCGTCTCGACGCCGGACGAGATCACGGCAGCTGATCTGGAAGCAGCCGTCGAGGCGGGCGGTGGTCGCCGGACCCACGTCTGGCCGACGACCGCGCTGGCGCTCGTCGACGGTCAGACGAAGGCCTTGAGTCTGTCGGCGCGGGTCGTGGCGGATCCGGCCGAACTCCCGCACGCGGTCGCCGAGTTGCTCGGTGCGCAGCTTGTCACCGACCGCGCCACCTTGGCGGGGCAGCTTCCGGGCGACGTCTTGAAGGTGCCTTCGCCGTGGACGGGCCTGTTCGCATTCAGCCGGCCGGGCGAGCCCTTCACACCGGCCGAGTCGGCCCGGGCGCACCGGCTGGCCGAGCTCGCCGAGGCGGCGCTCACCATCGCGCCGGCAGGACGCTAG